The DNA window CGGCAGTTACTGTACCGTTAGCTGGGTCAAAAGCAGGGCGTAGCTTGCTTAAGCCTTCAGCCGTTGTTTCTGGGCGAATAACTTCATCATCTTCAACTAAGACTAGGCGACCGTCAGCATCGTGTCCCATGATTGGAAGAATTTCTGACTTGAAACGACCTTCAACCGTTGCTAGGTGTGCTAAACGGTGTGAACGGGCACCAAACTCGTCTTGTTGCTCGCGAGTAATGCCGTGCATCCGACCAAGCATTTCAGCGGTTAAACCCATCATGCCAGCAGCAGATGCAATTTTCTTAGCCATACCAGGGTGGAAATCAACCCCGTGGTTCATCGGTACGTGACCCATGTGTTCAACACCACCAACGATGAAGATGTCGCCATCTCCAACTTGAATCGCGCGAGTCGCATCATGCAGTGCTTGCATTGATGAACCACAAAGACGGTTTACGGTTGAACCGCCAATGCTTTTTGGTAGGCCTGCAAGTAGTGAAGCATTACGAGCAATGTTAAAACCTTGCTCTAGAGTTTGTTGCACACAACCCCAAATTACATCTTCGATTTCTTCGGGATCAACCTTAGGGTTACGATCCATCAAACCTTTCATCAAGTGAGCTGATAATTCTTCGGCACGAACATTACGGAACACACCATTTTTAGAGCGACCCATTGGGGTACGAATACAATCGATTACGACAACTTCTTTCATAATATTAATCTCCAATTGCCGTTAAGCGTTGTAGTAGGTTGCGCCAGCAGCAGCTTTTTCACGCATGCCGTCAGTCACTTTATACATTGCACCAAGGTGAGCATAGCTATCTGCTAGTTCAACAAAGGTTGCAACACCCATAGTATCGATATACTGGAATATGCCACCACGGAAAGGAGGGAAACCAAGACCAAATACTAAGCCGATATCAGCTTCGCCAGGGGTCGCGATAATGCCTTCTTCTAAACAGCGAACTGTTTCGATAACCATTGGGATCATGGTACGAGCGATGATTTCGTCGCTGCTGAATTGAGTTGTTTCAGCGCTAACAGCTTTTAGTAGCTCGTAAGCTTCTGGTGCTGGATCTTTCTTAGCGCGACCACGTTTATCTAAAGAGTGATTGTAGAAACCTTTGTCGTTCTTTTGACCATATCGACCAGCTTCATACATAGCATCGATAGAATCTTTGCTATCTTTTGCCATGCGGTCAGGGAAACCTTTAGCCATTACATCTTGAGCGTGGTGAGCTGTATCCATACCAACAACATCAAGTAGGAACGCAGGACCCATTGGCCAGCCAAATTCTTTTTCCATCACTTTATCAACCTTGACGAAATCTGCGCCATCGCTGATTAACTTAGCGAAACCGCCAAAGTATGGGAATAGAACGCGGTTAATGAAGAAACCAGGACAATCATTAACAACGATTGGTGATTTACCCATTTTAGCCGCGTAAGCCACTACCGTCGCGATAGTTTCATCAGAGGTGTTTTCACCACGAATGATTTCAACTAAAGGCATCTTATGTACAGGGTTAAAGAAGTGCATGCCACAGAATTTTTCAGGGCGTTTAAGATTCTTAGCCAGTTCATTGATTGAGATAGTTGAAGTATTTGAAGTGACGATCGCGTCGTCGCTAACATAACCTTCAACTTCAGCTAATACCATGCCTTTAACTTTAGGGTTTTCAACCACAGCTTCAACGACGATATCAACATCTTTAACCGACTCGTAATTTAGCGTTGCGGTGATGCTGTTAAGGGTCTTAGCTAACTTAGCGCCGTCAATACGCTTGCGCTTAAGTTGTTTGTTTAGAATGCCAGACGCTTCATTTAGACCAAGATCTAGTGCTGCTTGGTTAATGTCTTTCATCACAATCGGCGTGCCTTTGCTCGCTGATTGGTAAGCGATACCGCCACCCATGATACCAGCACCAAGTACAGCGGCAGTTTCAACTTTTAATGCTGTTTTAGCTGCTTTCTTAGAGTTGGCTTTAATCAGTTGATCATTTAAGAAAATACCAACCAATGAGCGAGCAACATCAGTTTTAGCTAGTTTAACAAAACCTTTAGTTTCGACTAGTAAAGCTTTGTCACGCGTCATGCTCGCGCTCTTCTCTATACACTTAAGTGCGGTCATCGGTGCTGGGTAATGTTTACCGGCTTTCGATGCAACCATGCCTTTAGCGGTGGAGAATGACATCATATTTTCAATTGGCGATAGTGTTAATGGTGCTTGCTTTTCAGCACGACGCGCTAGCCAATCGAACTTACCAGCAATCGCATCTTCTAACATTGCAATGGCACAATCGCGTAACTTTTCAGGAGCCACTACGGCATCAACCGCACCGACTTTAAGTGCTTTGTCTGCTTTATTATTCGTTGCGCCAGTGATCCACATTAATGCGTTATCACAACCGATAAGACGAGGTAAACGTACTGTCCCACCCCAACCAGGCATAATACCTAGTTTGGTTTCTGGTAAACCAAGTACTGCAGTGGTATCGGCAATACGGTAATCTGCTAGTAACACCGCTTCACAACCGCCACCTAGTGCAAAGCCATTAATGGCAGCAATGGTTGGGCAGTTTAGATCTTCAAAGCCGTTAAATGTTTTATTGACAGAAGCTAACCATTCGCTTAGTTGCTCTTGGGGCGCGTCAAAGTGGGTGGTGAACTCGGTGATGTCTGCGCCAACAATAAATGCTGACTTACCACTGGTCATTACCACACCTTTAAGATCGGTTAGACCTTGAAGAACCTCAACTGCTGATTGAAACGATTGAAGAGTCTGTTGGTCAAATTTGTTGACCGAACCATCTTTTGCGTCAAATTTTAACTCTGCAATACCATCTTTAATGTAGCTTACAGAGAGGGTGCTTGATTCATAAATCATTATTATTTTCCCTCGTCGATAACGTCAGTCGACATACAATGTTACAGACCAATATTGGCCCAATTTTGAATATAATTATTTTATAGCAACAACCAAGTTTCTCTTGTGTTGGGTGAAATTTCAACTGTTAATTTAAACAAATGTTTGAACTTGGGGGTTGTTTGGCTTGGCCGTGCTAATAATCACTATAATTTCATTGGTTTAGAGCATTAACTCTAAAGTTGATTTTTGTTTTAAGCTGAAGAAACAGAGAGTTGTTTTTTATTATTACTAAGCTTGGCAGCGTATTATGGGTAAATTATCAATCAATTTATTATTATTGAGTAGCATACGGTATGATAAAAATATTAAATTTATCCGGAGTGGTCATGGAACAGTTAAATACACTTTTTGCCCAACATATTAGTGAACTCAATGCACGTGCGAAAACAATTATGGCGCGTGAGAATATTAAAACTTTGATTATTCACTCTGGGCAACCACGCAGACAATTTTTAGATGACATGGATTACCCGTTTAAAGTCAACCCGCACTTTAAAGCATGGTTACCTGTTATCAATAATCCTCATTGTTGGTTGATTATTGATGGTCTGAACAAACCGACCGTGGTTTTTTATCGTCCGGTTGATTTTTGGCATAAGGTGCCCGATGAACCGAATGACTTTTGGACTGAGCAATTTGATATTGTCTATCTAAAAAAACCCGATCAAATCGCCGATTATTTACCGCATGATCTTGGGCGAGCGGCTTATATTGGGGAGCATATAGAAGTCGCTGAGATATTAAATATTGGGTTGTTAAACCCCGAAGAACTGATCTCCTATTGCCATTATCACCGTGCGTATAAAACTGATTATGAAATGCATTGTTTGCGCCAAGCAAATAAAATAGCAGCGCTTGGGCACCAGGCTGCTAAAGCTGCTTTTCTTGCGCAGCAGTCTGAGTATGATATTCAAATCGCTTACCTGAAAGCGACGAGACAGACCGAAAATGAAGTACCCTACGGTAATATTATTGCGTTAAATAATCATGGGGCAATTTTGCATTACACCGTATTAGAGCAAGAGGCTCCAGTAACATTTAATTCATTTTTAATTGATGCTGGTGCAAACTTTAATGGTTACGCTTCTGACATTACACGTTCATATTCCTTTGTTGATGATGAGTTTGCTCAATTAATTGAAGCGCTAAATAAAAAAGAACTAGCGATCATTGAGCGGATAAAACCAGGGGTTAGCTATGTTGATTTACACGTTGCGATGCATACTTTAATTGCTGAGTTACTTGAGCAGTTTGATTTTGTTCGATTGCCAGCCGCTGATATTGTGGCAAAACAGATCACCAGCATTTTTTTTCCCCACGGTCTTGGTCATTTTTTAGGACTGCAAGTGCATGATGTTGGCGGATTTATGGCCGACGAGCGCGGAACACATCTTGCGGCGCCAGCTGAGCATCCGTTTTTACGTTGTACCCGTGTGATTGCTGCGCGTCATGTTCTGACGATTGAGCCTGGGCTATATTTTATCGACAGTCTGTTAGATGAATTAAAATTATCCGATAATTCTGGTTATATTAATTGGGATAAAATCGAACAATTTAAGAAGTTTGGTGGCATTCGCATTGAAGATAACATTATTGTTCATCAGGGCCATATCGAAAATATGACCCGCGATGCTGGCATTGAGTAGTACTTTGAAACAAACTCCTTACCAAGCATTATCTAGTCCGTTAATGGTGCAAACAGAAGTTAAACGCAGTAAATTCTTGGCTTATATTTCACCGACTCAAGGTGCTGTGCAAGCTAAAGCTTTTATCAATAAAATTAAGCGGCTTCATCCCGACGCCAGCCACAATTGCTGGGCTTATGTGGCTAGTCGTCCTGAAAATACTGTTGATATTGGTTATTCTGATGATGGTGAGCCATCGGGCTGTGCTGGGCGGCCCATGTTAAATGTATTGCAAGGCAGTGGCATTGGCGAGATCACCGTGGTTGTTAGTCGCTACTTTGGCGGTACAAAGCTAGGAACTGGTGGCATGGCGCGGGCGTATGCCGGAGCCGTGAGTGCTGTATTAGCCCAGGCGGTTACCGTGGAGAAAGCGGTATTAACCGAGTTATCATTTAGTTGTGATTATGCGTGGAGCAATCTGGTTGAGCAGCTAATTACGAAATATAAAGCCGGACTTATTCAGGCAAATTATCAAGCGACAATTGATTATCACATTGAGATAGATATCCGCCAAGCCGAGTCGTTTGTTGAGCAACTTAAGCAAAGTTCAAATGGTCAAATTTGCGTTGTTAAGTCACAACCCTGATGATCGCATCTCTTTATTAAGGATATTATTGCTCTACTGTCACCCTAACTCGACTCCGTTGCGGATATTGACTACAATATAGTTTCCTCAAAAAAATTAACGACATATCTATGGAATTACATCTTGTTATTTTGGCCGCTGGTAAGGGCACTCGAATGCGTTCATCTTTGCCAAAGGTTCTGCACCATATTGCCGAAAAACCTATGGTTGAGCATGTTATTGACGCAACCGCTGGCTTGGACGTCGCTAGTACGCAATTAGTTTATGGCCATGGCGGTGATCTTATTCAGCAAACGCTAGCACATCGTGATGTCAGCTGGGTTTTGCAAGCAGAGCAATTAGGTACCGGTCACGCAGTTGCCCAAGCGATGCCAATGTTACCTGACAGCGGTAAAGTGCTAATTTTGTATGGTGATGTCCCTTTAATTAGTACTGAGACGCTACAGCGTTTAATCGCTGTTCAACCACTAGGTGGTATCGGTTTACTGACTGTTGCATTGCCTGATCCTACCGGTTACGGTCGCATTGTACGTACCGACGGCGAGATCGTTGGCATTGTCGAGCAAAAAGATGCTACACCACAGCAGTTAAGTATTAGCGAAGTTAATACGGGTATTTTGGTCGCAGACGCTGTTGATTTGAAACATTGGCTGGCTAATTTAGGCAATGATAATGCGCAGCAAGAATATTATCTGACAGATATTATTGCGATGGCTCATCAACAGGGTAAGCAGATTATTGCAGCTCATCCCGCTTCAACCGTTGAAGTAGAGGGCGTTAACAATAAAATGCAATTAGCTCAGCTCGAACGGGCTTATCAATTGCAGCAAGCGCAAGCATTAATGATTGCCGGTGCAACATTGCGTGATCCGGCCAGAATCGATATTCGTGGTGAAATCATTATTGGTCAAGACGTTGAGATAGATGTTAACTTTATTGCCCAAGGTAAAGTTACTCTGGGTGATAATGTCGTGATTGGCGCTAATTGTATTCTTAAAAATTGTACCGTTGCGGCTAACTCTGAAATAAAACCAAACTCAATTATTGAAGATTCAATTATTGGTAGCGGCTGTTCTGTCGGGCCGTTTGCTCGGTTGCGCCCAGGTACTCAAATGAGTGATGATTCGCATGTTGGCAATTTTGTTGAGATGAAAAAGGTCAAACTTGGTAAGGGCTCAAAAGCAGGGCATTTAGCTTATCTCGGCGATTCAATTATCGGTGTTAACGTAAATATAGGTGCTGGTACTATTACGTGTAATTATGATGGCGCTAATAAACACCTGACTGAAATCGGTGATAATGCCTTTATTGGTTCTGATACCCAGCTGGTTGCCCCAGTCAAAATAGGTGCTGGTGCTACTATCGGCGCTGGCGCGACGATTACTAGCGAAGTGGCTGATAATGAGCTGGTGATAACACGCGTTAAACAACGTCATATAAAAAATTGGGTTCGTCCCCAGAAGAAAAAATAATAAGGAACATTAAATATGTGTGGAATTGTTGGCGCTGTGGCGCAACGTGATGTTAGTGAAATTCTGTTACAAGGCTTACAAAGATTAGAATATCGCGGCTACGACTCAGCTGGATTAGCAGTATTATCTGGGCCTAACCAGTTTGAGCGTGTTCGCAGCGTTGGTAAGGTACAAAGTTTAGTTGATAAAGTAAAAGGGCATAATGTTAGTGGCGGTACCGGCATTGCGCATACTCGTTGGGCCACTCATGGTGGGGTTACCGAAGCAAATGCTCACCCGCATGCTTCCGGTAATGATTTAATCATTGTGCATAACGGCATAATTGAAAATCATCATGAATTACGTACCGAGCTAAAAGCCAAAGGTTATGTCTTTACATCTGATACCGACACTGAGGTGTTGGCTCACTTAATTGCTGAAAATAACAAAACCGCTGACAGTTTGTTAGCCGCGGTACAGCTGACCACTAAGATGGTCCGTGGTGCTTACGGTACGGTTATTATGGATTGTAATGATCCTGAGCGCTTGGTCGTTGCGCGATCTGGCAGTCCGTTAGTGATTGGCTTAGGCATTGGTGAAAACTTTATTGCTTCAGACCTACGCGCCTTGTTGCCAGTAACACATAACTTCATGTATCTAGAAGAAGGCGATGTTGCTGAAATCACTCGTTTTGAAATTAATGTTTTAGACAGCGATGGCAATGCGGTTGAGCGTGTAGCTAAAGTGACAGACATTTCTGTTGAGTCCGATGGTAAAGGCGAATATCGCCATTACATGCTTAAAGAAATTTATGAGCAGCCACAAAGTGTCCGAAATACTTTGGCGGGTCGTCTGGTCGATGGTGTCGTGGTTGAAGATACTTTTGGTGCCGGATCTTCAAAAGTGTTTGATGACGTTGAACATGTTCAAATTATTGCCTGTGGCACCAGTTACCATGCGGCAATGGTTGCTCGCTATTGGTTGGAAGATCTTGCGGGTATTTCGTGTAATGTCGAAATAGCCTCTGAATTTAGATACCGCCGTTCATTTGTCCACACTAATAGCTTGTTAGTGACTATTTCTCAGTCGGGTGAAACCGCCGATACACTGGCAGCATTACGCTTAGCACAAGAGCTAGGTTATATGTCTTCGCTGGTCTTGTGTAATGTTGACGGATCATCATTAGTACGTGAATCTGATTTAGCCTTTATGACTAAAGCGGGTACTGAAATAGGCGTAGCTTCAACGAAAGCATTTACCACTCAGCTAGTTGGATTGCTAATGATGGTGTTAGCTATTGGCCAAAAGCGTGGAATGAGCAGTGAAAAACAGCAGGCTATTGTTGCAGCCCTTAACTCATTGCCAGCTAAGCTTGAAGAAAGCTTATCGTTAAGCGGCTCAATTGAAGCATTAGCGCCAGAGTTTGCTGATAAGCAGCATTCGTTATTTCTTGGTCGTGGCGATCAATACCCAATAGCGATGGAAGGCGCGCTTAAGCTCAAAGAGATTTCATATATTCATGCCGAAGCTTATGCAGCCGGCGAGTTAAAGCACGG is part of the Gammaproteobacteria bacterium genome and encodes:
- the fadA gene encoding acetyl-CoA C-acyltransferase FadA, with amino-acid sequence MKEVVVIDCIRTPMGRSKNGVFRNVRAEELSAHLMKGLMDRNPKVDPEEIEDVIWGCVQQTLEQGFNIARNASLLAGLPKSIGGSTVNRLCGSSMQALHDATRAIQVGDGDIFIVGGVEHMGHVPMNHGVDFHPGMAKKIASAAGMMGLTAEMLGRMHGITREQQDEFGARSHRLAHLATVEGRFKSEILPIMGHDADGRLVLVEDDEVIRPETTAEGLSKLRPAFDPANGTVTAGTSSALSDGASAMLIMSAEKAAELGLKPRAKVRSMAVAGCDPSLMGYGPVPASKKALKRAGITIEDIDIVELNEAFAAQSLPCAKDLGLMKGFDERVNLNGGAIALGHPLGCSGTRISTSLINIMEAKDAKLGLATMCIGLGQGIATVFERIK
- the fadB gene encoding fatty acid oxidation complex subunit alpha FadB; the protein is MIYESSTLSVSYIKDGIAELKFDAKDGSVNKFDQQTLQSFQSAVEVLQGLTDLKGVVMTSGKSAFIVGADITEFTTHFDAPQEQLSEWLASVNKTFNGFEDLNCPTIAAINGFALGGGCEAVLLADYRIADTTAVLGLPETKLGIMPGWGGTVRLPRLIGCDNALMWITGATNNKADKALKVGAVDAVVAPEKLRDCAIAMLEDAIAGKFDWLARRAEKQAPLTLSPIENMMSFSTAKGMVASKAGKHYPAPMTALKCIEKSASMTRDKALLVETKGFVKLAKTDVARSLVGIFLNDQLIKANSKKAAKTALKVETAAVLGAGIMGGGIAYQSASKGTPIVMKDINQAALDLGLNEASGILNKQLKRKRIDGAKLAKTLNSITATLNYESVKDVDIVVEAVVENPKVKGMVLAEVEGYVSDDAIVTSNTSTISINELAKNLKRPEKFCGMHFFNPVHKMPLVEIIRGENTSDETIATVVAYAAKMGKSPIVVNDCPGFFINRVLFPYFGGFAKLISDGADFVKVDKVMEKEFGWPMGPAFLLDVVGMDTAHHAQDVMAKGFPDRMAKDSKDSIDAMYEAGRYGQKNDKGFYNHSLDKRGRAKKDPAPEAYELLKAVSAETTQFSSDEIIARTMIPMVIETVRCLEEGIIATPGEADIGLVFGLGFPPFRGGIFQYIDTMGVATFVELADSYAHLGAMYKVTDGMREKAAAGATYYNA
- the pepQ gene encoding Xaa-Pro dipeptidase encodes the protein MEQLNTLFAQHISELNARAKTIMARENIKTLIIHSGQPRRQFLDDMDYPFKVNPHFKAWLPVINNPHCWLIIDGLNKPTVVFYRPVDFWHKVPDEPNDFWTEQFDIVYLKKPDQIADYLPHDLGRAAYIGEHIEVAEILNIGLLNPEELISYCHYHRAYKTDYEMHCLRQANKIAALGHQAAKAAFLAQQSEYDIQIAYLKATRQTENEVPYGNIIALNNHGAILHYTVLEQEAPVTFNSFLIDAGANFNGYASDITRSYSFVDDEFAQLIEALNKKELAIIERIKPGVSYVDLHVAMHTLIAELLEQFDFVRLPAADIVAKQITSIFFPHGLGHFLGLQVHDVGGFMADERGTHLAAPAEHPFLRCTRVIAARHVLTIEPGLYFIDSLLDELKLSDNSGYINWDKIEQFKKFGGIRIEDNIIVHQGHIENMTRDAGIE
- a CDS encoding YigZ family protein, yielding MKQTPYQALSSPLMVQTEVKRSKFLAYISPTQGAVQAKAFINKIKRLHPDASHNCWAYVASRPENTVDIGYSDDGEPSGCAGRPMLNVLQGSGIGEITVVVSRYFGGTKLGTGGMARAYAGAVSAVLAQAVTVEKAVLTELSFSCDYAWSNLVEQLITKYKAGLIQANYQATIDYHIEIDIRQAESFVEQLKQSSNGQICVVKSQP
- the glmU gene encoding bifunctional UDP-N-acetylglucosamine diphosphorylase/glucosamine-1-phosphate N-acetyltransferase GlmU, which translates into the protein MELHLVILAAGKGTRMRSSLPKVLHHIAEKPMVEHVIDATAGLDVASTQLVYGHGGDLIQQTLAHRDVSWVLQAEQLGTGHAVAQAMPMLPDSGKVLILYGDVPLISTETLQRLIAVQPLGGIGLLTVALPDPTGYGRIVRTDGEIVGIVEQKDATPQQLSISEVNTGILVADAVDLKHWLANLGNDNAQQEYYLTDIIAMAHQQGKQIIAAHPASTVEVEGVNNKMQLAQLERAYQLQQAQALMIAGATLRDPARIDIRGEIIIGQDVEIDVNFIAQGKVTLGDNVVIGANCILKNCTVAANSEIKPNSIIEDSIIGSGCSVGPFARLRPGTQMSDDSHVGNFVEMKKVKLGKGSKAGHLAYLGDSIIGVNVNIGAGTITCNYDGANKHLTEIGDNAFIGSDTQLVAPVKIGAGATIGAGATITSEVADNELVITRVKQRHIKNWVRPQKKK
- the glmS gene encoding glutamine--fructose-6-phosphate transaminase (isomerizing) — its product is MCGIVGAVAQRDVSEILLQGLQRLEYRGYDSAGLAVLSGPNQFERVRSVGKVQSLVDKVKGHNVSGGTGIAHTRWATHGGVTEANAHPHASGNDLIIVHNGIIENHHELRTELKAKGYVFTSDTDTEVLAHLIAENNKTADSLLAAVQLTTKMVRGAYGTVIMDCNDPERLVVARSGSPLVIGLGIGENFIASDLRALLPVTHNFMYLEEGDVAEITRFEINVLDSDGNAVERVAKVTDISVESDGKGEYRHYMLKEIYEQPQSVRNTLAGRLVDGVVVEDTFGAGSSKVFDDVEHVQIIACGTSYHAAMVARYWLEDLAGISCNVEIASEFRYRRSFVHTNSLLVTISQSGETADTLAALRLAQELGYMSSLVLCNVDGSSLVRESDLAFMTKAGTEIGVASTKAFTTQLVGLLMMVLAIGQKRGMSSEKQQAIVAALNSLPAKLEESLSLSGSIEALAPEFADKQHSLFLGRGDQYPIAMEGALKLKEISYIHAEAYAAGELKHGPLALIDADMPIIVVAPNNELLEKLQSNVEEVRARGGILYVFADSASQFAGDETMRVIDVPAVDEIVAPILYTIPLQLLSYYVAIIKGTDVDQPRNLAKSVTVE